A region from the Corylus avellana chromosome ca7, CavTom2PMs-1.0 genome encodes:
- the LOC132186510 gene encoding uncharacterized protein LOC132186510 codes for MSNPNGVLLLLPFLLFLVSTSLFSPKWAASGSPTGDPNFKRPDPLRHFHYYNGAYDVRNKHYWVSAAFTGVHGYAIAGVWLLCGLGFAIFVAIKKPSSSSWPFLKHLDHHYFLMFLLVLLFTFLAVVASSFVLAANQSTLWRTEKMKRTILKMGGDARHTIKQIIKAMTEMQTILLPYDPTTSLSLNITTHRLGKESRVILGFVHKSGHSIDQAIHTSYIAHLVIVTINLVMLVAALVLLLLHWHPGFITIIFCCWILTTLCWVLTGIDFFLHTFAEDTCSAFSDFEQNPHDNSLSSLLPCMDSSSSGKIMVGIGHTVHSFIDELNSKVTEYYRFLGLDEQSEDLVGVIKICEPFSGAPNYTYTPESCPKDAIAVGDLPHVLGRFTCFQYNSSEECQSNGKFLPEASYDMVSAYSRCVQYLLDIYPDLKSLTECNFVKDRFSDVVSHQCRPFRVSIRLLWSSMLSLSIVMVILVLIWVAKAYQDRGRCFSICSIKPQS; via the exons ATGTCCAACCCAAATggggttcttcttcttcttccttttcttctcttcttggTTTCCACCTCCTTGTTTTCACCAAAATGGGCTGCGTCCGGGTCGCCTACTGGGGATCCCAACTTCAAGAGGCCCGATCCTCTGCGCCACTTCCATTACTACAATGGAGCCTACGATGTTAGGAACAAGCATTACTGGGTT TCTGCGGCATTTACAGGAGTCCATGGCTATGCAATTGCGGGAGTTTGGTTGCTATGTGGGCTGGGATTTGCCATCTTCGTCGCCATAAAGAAGCCAAGCAGCAGCTCTTGGCCATTTTTAAAGCATCTGGATCATCATTATTTCCTAATGTTCTTGCTGGTCCTGCTCTTCACCTTTCTTGCCGT AGTTGCATCCAGCTTCGTCCTGGCAGCAAATCAGAGCACCTTATGGAGAACGGAGAAGATGAAAAGAACCATTCTCAAAATGGGAGGAGATGCCCGTCACACCATCAAGCAAATAATAAAGGCAATGACAGAAatgcaaacaattttacttccATATGATCCAACCACGTCTCTGAGCTTGAACATTACCACCCATCGACTTGGGAAAGAATCGCGTGTCATCCTGGGTTTTGTTCACAAAAGTGGGCATTCCATTGACCAGGCAATTCATACTTC GTACATAGCTCATCTTGTGATTGTAACTATCAACTTGGTCATGTTGGTTGCTGCACTAG TTCTGCTCTTGTTGCATTGGCATCCCGGATTCATAAC AATAATCTTTTGCTGCTGGATCTTAACAACTCTATGCTGGGTTTTGACCGGCATTGATTTCTTCCTTCACAC CTTCGCAGAAGATACATGTTCAGCTTTTTCAGATTTTGAACAAAACCCACATGATAATAGTCTGAGCTCGTTGCTGCCGTGCATGGATTCATCATCCTCAGGAAAGATAATGGTTGGAATTGGCCACACTGTCCATTCTTTTATAGACGAG TTGAATTCTAAAGTAACAGAGTATTATAGGTTTCTTGGACTAGATGAACAAAGCGAGGATTTAGTTGGGGTTATAAAGATTTGTGAACCTTTCTCGGGAGCACCTAACTACACCTACACGCCGGAAAGCTGCCCAAAAGATGCTATTGCAGTTGGCGACTTACCACAT GTTCTTGGTAGGTTCACCTGCTTCCAATATAACTCCAGCGAGGAATGCCAAAGCAATGGAAAGTTTCTTCCTGAGGCCTCTTACGACATGGTCTCGGCTTATAGCCGTTGTGTCCAATATTTGCTAGATATATATCCAGATTTGAAGAGTTTGACAGAATGCAACTTTGTCAAGGACAGATTTTCTGATGTTGTTTCGCATCAATGCAGGCCATTTAGGGTTTCAATACGATTATTATGGTCATCAATGCTCTCTCTTTCCATTGTCATGgtgattttggttttaatttggGTGGCAAAAGCATATCAAGACAGAGGAAGATGCTTCTCTATATGTTCCATCAAACCCCAATCCTAG